From bacterium, a single genomic window includes:
- the rlmB gene encoding 23S rRNA (guanosine(2251)-2'-O)-methyltransferase RlmB has protein sequence MTQPRAGIVYGVHPVEEALRSGRPIETLYLAEGARGGRLRAIEELARGRGVAVRRLDARALDRMAAGGVHQGVAAEVGARPAAELEDVLAGLAGRAEALLVVLDGVQDPHNLGAVVRNAALTGAAAVLIPKDRSAGVTPVVEKVAAGGLEHVPVVRVGNVVQTLRKLKDDEGFWIFGAAGDAGAEDYDRVDFSGRVALVLGEEHGGLRRLTREHCDRLVRIPSTGVIDSFNLATASGIILARIYGERRRAPTDNC, from the coding sequence ATGACCCAGCCCCGGGCCGGGATCGTCTACGGCGTCCACCCCGTCGAGGAGGCGCTGCGCTCCGGCCGACCGATCGAGACGCTCTACCTTGCCGAGGGGGCGCGCGGCGGGCGGCTGCGCGCGATCGAGGAGCTGGCGCGCGGCCGGGGGGTGGCCGTGCGGCGGCTGGACGCGAGGGCGCTCGATCGCATGGCCGCCGGCGGGGTCCACCAGGGAGTCGCGGCCGAGGTCGGGGCCCGGCCCGCCGCCGAGCTGGAGGACGTCCTCGCCGGCCTCGCGGGGCGCGCGGAGGCGCTCCTGGTGGTGCTCGACGGGGTCCAGGACCCTCACAACCTCGGCGCGGTCGTCCGCAACGCCGCGCTCACGGGGGCGGCGGCCGTGCTCATCCCCAAGGATCGCTCGGCCGGCGTGACGCCGGTGGTCGAGAAGGTCGCCGCCGGCGGCCTGGAGCACGTCCCGGTGGTGCGCGTCGGCAACGTCGTCCAGACGCTGCGCAAGCTCAAGGATGACGAGGGGTTCTGGATCTTCGGCGCCGCCGGGGACGCCGGGGCGGAGGACTACGACCGCGTGGACTTCTCCGGCCGCGTCGCCCTCGTGCTCGGCGAGGAGCACGGGGGCCTGCGCCGCCTGACGCGCGAGCACTGCGACCGGCTGGTGCGCATCCCGTCCACGGGGGTCATCGACTCGTTCAACCTCGCCACCGCCTCGGGGATCATCCTGGCGCGCATCTACGGCGAGCGGCGCCG